The region TTTGGTGATAAACATTTTACCGTTTAGCCACCTTGTTTGATGATGTTTGATCGTCTTTGAActccatcaaacattcgattcTATCAAATCATTACGTACATACGGGTTACCATGAGATGCGCACGCACCGCCGTGACTCAGTGCATGTGTTGGCCGTGACTAGGGCGGTTGTGCTAGAGATCTGCTCTCGACGTCGGTTTATTTTCAAGATGTCAACTAACAAAGGAAAAGGTAAGAATAACTCTTTTAgtatgatatttttttttccgatcAAGGGCATGAAGGTCCAGCAAGAAAACTACAAACTCAGATTTAGCGATTGTACTCTTGGTGGTAGTCGCTCAAAGCTCACAGTTTCTGGTACGCGTTGCCATGAAACTTATCAATTTATAGTTGGGACTATTCTCaatttatatacatatataaacgGCTTAATCCCTCGTTGGTAGTCGTTTGTGAGCTGTGAATACTTAATCCAATTTTTGGAGAGTAATAGATTTTTGCGAAATgtctaaaatttattttaaagtgtaAACTGAGCTTTATGCTAATAAGTTGCGAATGAGTCAACGCTAATTGGATGTTCTTTTGTATTGTTTGTCTATTGTGTTTTTTCCGAACAATAAAGCTATTGAAATTGGTTTTTTTGAACACACGCTAATTCGCTGACTTTGTATACTTTAGAAATGTCAGAGGGCGAAGGCCATGGTAACATAGGGAAGGAATCCCTGAGCACCGAAATAAAGGCCATGATGTGCAACATGTTTACTGAGTTTAAAACTGACATTATGCAGTCAGTTGCAGACACCATGGAGACTCGTTTTAATGAGTTGTATGAAGAATATGATTACAGTGATGTAGAAGAATCTCACAACAACTTAGATGTGAGTGCTTTAATGCAAACAATCACAGATTCAAACAAAGGTGAAAGTAGTACACCTCAAGTTACCAAAACTGGCAACCAACCCACAGAATTTGATACTGTACTCACAGAATTGAATCCAGAGAAAGCTCTTGGGCCACCCATATGTGAAAAGTTGGCAGTTCTGGTGAATAGCCTTTTAAAGGAAGGTCTATCTAAAGATCAATTGGCTATGAAGAAAGAATATTTGAAGCCTGAAAACTATCCAATGCCAGAAGCCCCTAAGGTGAACACCATGCTTTGGGGTCAACTCAAACAAGAGCCAAAAAATTTGGATTTAAGCCTTCAAAAAGGCCAAGGACATTTAATGTCATCATTATATGCTTTACTCAAAGTGTGCAACCAGCTGATAGATAAAGCTGACAGCAAGGAGATGCTAACTATGCTTACCCATGCAGTTGTGCTGTCGCTGTCTGCCAATCgacaattaaatttaagccgAAGGGAGTTGTTGAGGCCGCACCTCAACAAGAATTATCAAGCCCTGTGTAATCCAGCGGTACCCATTACCACAAATTTATTTGGAGATGACCTCAATAAACAAGTCGATGACTTGACAAAGGCAAATAAGATTGGCCTGAAAGTTCAAGGTTCGGGCAAGCAACGATTCCACCCATATGGGCGTGGCTCGCGTGCTCGTGGCAGATACAGACAAAACTATGGTGGGCGTGGTCGCTCTTCAACTGCAACAAAAGGAAGAGGTTCTTTTTTAGGCTCGGGCCGGGGAGGATACTCCCGCAGACCAGCCAGATAGAAGCCGAGGTAACAAATATTATTGCTAATCAACGTGTATTTGTTGGGGGGCAAGTGCAATATTTCGTGTCCCAGTGGAAGGCATTGACGTCAGATCCTAAAGTTTTGGATATCATTTCGCACTGTCACATTGAATTTGGTGAATTTCCTACGCAGAAGCGTTGGTCAGCTGTGACTtatttggaaaataaattttcagatcAAGAAAAAGTTATTATTGATGCTCAAGTGGCAGAATTTCTGAGCAAGGGTATTCTAAGCTATTCTGAGTCCCAGGATGACCAGATTATCTCACCTATATTTTTGAGACCGAAGCCCGACGGGACTATCGTGTTATCTTTAATTTAAAAGCTCTTAATGACAGTGTGGTGTATCATCATTTCAAATTGGATACTCTAGAAGCAACACTCCCACTCATTACCCCTGGGTGTTACATGACATCCCTGGACTTGAAGGACGCCTATTATTCGATTCCTATTGCCCCTGAACATCAACGTTTTTTGAAGTTTATATGGAAGGGAGTTCTCTACCAATTTAGGTGTCTCCCTATGGGTTTGACATCGTCCCCCCGTATATTTACAAAGGCGCTAAAGCCTGTGTTCGCCTATTTGAGAGGACAGTGTGGAATTTCGTGTGCAGGCTATATTGATGACTCTTTATACCTAGGCGATACTTATGAAACATGCTTAATGAACACATTGACAGCAGTCCAATTATTCATATCGCTGGGCTTCCAAGTACACCCTAAAAAGTCAATGGTTGTGCCAACTCAAAAAATAGAATACTTGGGATTTGTAGTGTCATCTATTGACATGACTGTGAGGCTGACAGAGGAAAAAGTCAGCGCCATCATTAAGCGTTGTCGAGATTTTTCACGTGTAAACAAGGAACACTCTATACGAGAAGTAGCGTCCCTCGTTGGAACATTAATATCCACTTTTCCGGGGGTCCAGTATGGGCCTTTGCATTACCGTTCTCTCGATCGAGACAAAATGGACGCTTTGAAACGGTGTAAGGGTGACTATGAAGCGTACATGGTCCTTTCCCCAGAGAGTTTAGGGGAATTGTCTTGGTGGATCACTCACGTGGATTCTAGTGTAAGAAAAATCACGCGCGAAGATCCCCTTTCTATCCTTGAAACCGACGCCTCCCTAACAGGGTGGGGTGCTAAATGGGGTGAGATAAAAACCCAGGGGGTTTGGTGCAGAAGTGAAAAAGATCAACACATCAATTGCCTTGAATTACTAGCAATCCGTTGGGGGTTGTTGTCGCTCTGTCACGCTGAACACGATACCCATATACGTATTATGAGTGACAATGTAACGGCCGTGTGTTACATCAATGCCATGGGGGGATGCCAATCCGACAGTTGTAATCGCATTGCTTATGACATTTGGCAATGGGCGATAGAAAAGAGCATTTGGTTGTCCGCAGCACACACCCCTGGGACAGAAAACTGTGAGGCTGATGAGTTATCGAGAAAATTCAATCCTAACCTTGAATGGAGTGTCACGGATAAAGTATTCAATCAGATATTAAAAGTGTTTGCCCTTGGACCTACCATTGATTTGTTTGCATCACGAGTGAATGCCAAATTGCCAGCTTATGTATCCTGGAAAGCTGATCCGTTCGCTCGATATGTGGACGCATTTACCTTAAACTGGGCTTCCCATACATTTTATGCGTTTCCCCCGTTTGTTCTCGTGGGTCGCTGTTTGTCAAAAATCCGGGGTGACGGGGCCACTTGGCCATTGATTGTACCTATGTGGCCTACTCAAAGTTATTTCGCTTCTTTGTTAAGCATGTTAGTGGACACGCCACGTTATTTCAAAGCAACCAGAAAAACATTGTCGAGTCCTTTATTGGGAGAACAACGACACCCCCTCCAGGTCACCCTACTGGTATGCAGAGTGTCAGGCAATCCCTTGTTGAGCATGGAATTTCGCCACAAGTTGCCAACGTCATCATGTCCTCTTGGAGATCGAGTACAGTTAAACAATATGATGTGTTCCTCGACAAATGGTCCACATTTTGTCTGTCAAGGCAAAACTCTTTTATGCGTGCCCCTGTTTCATTAGTTTTGGACTTTCTTCATGATTTATATGACAAAGGTTACAGTTATTCATCGTTGAACACTGCAAGGTCAGCCATCTCGGCATTATGTACAGCAGATAATACAGACGTGAGCCAGAATATAGGGAAACATCCTTTAATCTGCAGATTTCTGAAAGGTGTGTTTAACGAAATCCCACCTATTCCCAAATTCCAAGAAGTTTGGCCTGTGGAGCAAGTCCTTGACTATTTAGAACAATTAACACCTCTTCATTCATTAAAGTTGAAAGACCTTACGATGAAATTGGTCATGCTTATTGCATTAGTAACTGGACAAAGATGTCAAACTTTAAGTTATTTAGATATTTCAGGGGAACATATGAAAAAATTCCCAACCTACTTTAGTTTTTCTTTATCGGGACATCTCAAACAAGACAAACCAGGTCGAGTGTTTGGAAATGTCCGCCTTTTTCAGTACCCGAAAGAAACTTTGTGTGTTTACACTACACTTGAGCGTTATATTGAAGTTACACAATCATTACGAAAGTCTTCTAAGTTATTGATGTCGTACATTAAGCCTCATAATGAAGTGTCTAGCTCTACGATAGGTAGATGGTTGAAAACATGTTTGAGTTTAGCTAATATTGACGTTAATATTTACCAAGCTCATAGTACAAGGAGCGCTTCGACTACGAAAGCAGCTCAGCTCCTTCCAATCGATGTTGTTATGAAACTCGCTGGATGCTCACAAGAATCTACATTTAGGAAATATTATGATAAACCGGGGGCCATCACAGATCAGATGAGCAATGCTGTCTTAAGTACAGTTGAGAAATAGGATGCTTGAATATACGTATGTTGAAATATAATTCATAATAAAATCATTTGCAGCACATGGCTGATTCCTGGCTTGTCCGTTTTGGGGCTCACAGCTTTAAAGTCTCATGGTAACCCGTATGTACGTAATGATTTGAtagaattacaaaattaaacgagacttaccttaggaagttgaagtttgatggtagttctatcaaatcatttgtaGTGCATCGGGTTAACATGCCCATGCCCTCTATCTTTGTTTCCTCCCATTATTTTTTGATATATGTTTGTTCGCCCAAAATGCTTTTAAAGACTGAGTCACGGCGGTGCGTGCGCATCTCATGTTAACCCGATGCACtacaaatgatttgatagaactaccatcaaacttcaacttcctaaggtaagtctcgtttaattttgtaatcaAACAACACCTCTGTAGTCACAAAGTGCTTGtacatttaaagtgcccctgtgaccaaaaaatcaattcatatttttctttggatttcaaaactatgttaacaaaacacttagtgacccacgttttaagccttgatttcaaaaagacacctctttattttaactgtaattttcctatttcatggtccgccattactaacattatgttcttgagagagctggatcgaggagaaaatgacgtcagaggctcactagtttaagaatgcaatacgtgtgtacgccgcagaattaatatgcagcacgggggttttcgcctttcagacttttaaactcacgctttgcatatataataagctgcgttcacacgctcaaattttaagctagtgagcctctgacgtcacttttccctggatccaaccgtctgaggtccaatcggtcagttttgaacgtgagtaatggcggaccgtgaaatccaaaacttacactgaaagtaaacggcctttggataaaaatcaaagctcaaaattttgccagtcaggtgttaagcaaacacactttcaaaatctgaagaaaaaagggaagtggtttttttatcacaggggcactttaaactgaACTTCATCTTGCAACAAAAATAATCATGACTATTTTCAGTTGGTTGCTTGATTGGTATGTGTGTCCCATCCAAGCAACCAAATACCTGAGGAAACCCAAACCGATTTTCAAAGCAACCTACCattcctttcatttcattaacATCTTTAGGTTATCTTAAGTACTCAGAGCCCAAtacaacatatatatatatatatatatatgtatatatatattttttttaagttttctgTCAGTAAGCGAtgcggtagtctagtggttaagtgaaagggttattaatcgaacattccTAGGATTTTAAAGatagatattcatttcccataatccttaTCAAGCGCTAAGCATCCTATattgacgataatagtcaatttagcgaaacttaggaattgtcgataatagtcatttcagaggtagaggatgggCTGAAATTCGACGCTGAACTGACCCGGGTCGGTGTCcaacccgggctcgtgtaaaCAGGCCCTACGTCAAAAACAGGGAGTAATAAAGTTACTACCCAAAAAAGATGCAGAGCCCTACTATGTTAAAAACTGGCGACCGATAACCCTTTTGAATTGTGACTACAAAGTAGTAGCAAAAGCTATTGCAAATCGTCTTAGAAATGTAATCCCCAAGATTATCAATAATGATCAGACTGGCTTTCTTAAGGGCAGATTCATTGGCGAAAGTATACGATTAATTGATGGCATAATAAATCAACAACATCCCTGGCTtattactttttaatttttagacgttgaaaaagcttttgatacagtgGAAGGGCTTTTTATTTGGAAAACACTAGACTCGTTTAATTTCGGACCTTCCATTACAAATTGGATCAGGCTTTGCTATCAGAATATAGAAAGTTGTGTTTTAAATAATGTGTGGGCAAGTACTTTCATTGCATCTGAAAGAGGAGTCAGAGACAAGGCTGCCCCCTGTCCCTCTACATCTTTTTACTCTGTGTAGAAATATTAGCGGAAAGAATTAGGACAAATAAAGATATATAGAGGGAATTTTTATCGAAGGTAACGAAATTAAATTTAGCCAATATGCCGACGACACCACACTTATCCTTAATGGCTCGGAAAAATCTCTTACGAGTGCTGTGCATGATTTGGAACTGTTTAGCACTATATCTGGCCTGAGattcaataacaaaaaaacagagGCACTTTGGATCGGCTCTTATACTGATCGTGATGATCAGCTCAGTCCcgaaaagaatttaaaatgagttaaagatgaaacaaagtctttcggtgtttggatatcaaCCAACCCAACAATAAgtataaatgaaaaatatagAGAAAAATTAGAAAAGATTCGGAGTTGTTTAAATTGCTGGGAATACCGCCGCCTAACCCTCTTGGGAAAAAATTGTGGTACTTAAAAGCCTAATCGCCTCACAGCTTGTTTCTATGCTTTCTCTCTTACCTACCAATCAACAGGTGTTGGATGAGAtcaataatattttctataaatttctTAGGGATGGTAAAggagacaaaataaagagaaGCATTATGATTAGTGACTATGAAAATGGGGGACTTAGGATGCTTGATCTAAACTCCTTCAATAAAGCACTTAATCTGTCCTGGGTGAGAGAATATTTAAAAGACAATAATAGTGGGAAATGGAAGCTGCTGTTTGACGGATTTTTAGAAGACTGTGGTGGAGTAGAGTTCTTCAGAGGCAACCTCGATAGGAAGGACCTTTCTAAATACATCAATGTGCTCGACCCTTTCATTACTGAAATTGTGCAAATatggacagaaatgagctttgAGGATACAGTAAAATCCATAGAACATCTTTTGTCATTAAACTAATGGCACAACTCTCTCGTAAAGGTTGGGAAAAagccaatttattttaaatcatGGTCCCCTAAGGGAATTCAAAAGTTCAGGCACTTGATGAGAGACAAAGCAAATTTCTATCTTTTACTGAATTTAAGGAGCGCTTTGATATCAAAACGAACTTTCTCACCTCTTATGGTGTTGTATCACctataaaaaaaaactggcGAAATAAGGTTAAAACGCGGCCCCCTCCAAAAGGAAATTATGAACGCTTTCTTGATGTCTTTATAAGAGTTACCAAAACAAACAGAATGGTTTATCAAAAATGCGTTAACTCTAAACGGACTAGCCCTGGTAAAACTCAAAACAAATGGCTTAATGACTGCCAAATTACCTGTTCTAATTTCATTAACTGGAAAGTGATATACAAACTCCCCTTTAGTTGCACAGAAGTATCGAAATTAATAATTTTTCAGTTTAAGCTTCTTCACAGACGTTTAGCAACAAACGATTTCCTAAACAAAATAGGTATAAGAACGTATGatctttgtattttttgtgGTGATGAGAAAGAACCTCTTATCTACCTTTTTTGGTCTTGTAGGTTGGCCAGTTTTTCCTGGAAAAACTTTCAAGATTGGCTAATTAAAAATCTCATATCATTGAAACCTTATAGCTCTTTATCATCGGCTGCAGTCCTTGGCCTAAACGCCAATTTCTTTTCTAACACCAAACAATATTTCTATTTCCTGGTTGCTAGATATTACATTTGGACCTGCAAGATGCGTGAAACAAATCCTAAGATGGAAGGCTTTAAAAACTTTCTATCTACCTTATGCCTTACGGAAATTATCCCTAAACCCCCATAAATGGATTATTTAACAAACTAGGCAGAAGCCATGTGAGATCCTTCTTTTCCAAGTTTTTGATCTGACGAACTTATCATTGATTCAAGCAATGTAGTAAGGTAGTAAGGTAGTAAGGTAATAATGTATTaatgtaataatgtaataatgtAGTAATGTAGTAGTGTAGTAATATCGTAATGtagtaaatttttaaaaataaaaaatatgttttttcaataaaaagaaaattctgataatcatggaaaaaaaaaagaattaggtaaatttccaattgttaccgtaAGACTGTGCAGatatataaatagccagacaatcCACTTACGAtaccttctctgtctttgttaaacccataagttaccagagaattttccatttggtttcagtgttgtacataacatcacactgtttaaaatatttgaaatacgtttatacagctcactttgatctGCTTTGATTagggctcgacgggcgaaagattgttgtcgaagtccattactcgtcgcttttaagattccagatatttatttttcaccgccaattgccaattgacgttccattcttgagctcctcAAGGTATccgaaaaatctcacaaaaaccttttccagcgttACAGTGCAAcgtgccttaccgtggccacccaaaaactttcacatttgacaattgcgtgtaaatacgtcaactcaacaatccATGCAATGGTATTCAACTTACAGCTCTGCGAACTTTACAAGAAggtgtgactgtcaatcaaattcgcacatcCTTCTTGgcggaaaatttgtaaaaaactttgttgggtggccacggtaaggcgcgtcgcactgtaaatgtattgaaacaaacaacatatttgctattagcggcaaaaaacccttcttatttcaattgcgtgcttgcaaacaagacacaatccgggtcacaaagcatatgcaattaaataaatttctgacagtttaGGAAGAaccccttttctgaagaacgttttcagtgcataatgaagcacaaaatagacaacaagctttcttttaaaaaattcttcactgtcaccgTTCCActttttttaacctgaagactgtgcagagttgagtacaaaataatgtaaattgccagacaactgacTGCGACTTCAGTGAACACAGATGCATTCTatgcgttcgattccttcaatgtttgctaaacccatacagaatttgctatttgCTTTCAATGTTGTACACAACATCATAGTTAGCCAAATAAAGttagaaacaaaactcactttgtgatatccgacggcgaaagaagcaattgttgtcgaagaccattacttgtTGCTTTGATGAtttcagatatttatttttcattgcctgccttgtttatccaattgactttccattattgagctccataagggtatcttttgtttaaacttgaaaactttcagTTAAACATTATTGGACTCAGAGGAGTATTTCACAGTTAATAAAATGCGAAGCAACAGATCCATACAGAAGAATATTTCGCCGTTAATAAACTGGGAAGTCGTTTACATCCATAACAAACAtatatttcatttgtttctgtTTAGTGACATAAATGATAAGGTTATCAAAATGTCGCACAAATTCACACCTTGTTTACAAATCGGAAATTTTCGAGCGAGGCTAGGTAACCACTGCACTCTTGTTTAGCGAGGTTTGTTGCCTGTGCAGCGATTTTTCGTGTTTCTGCTCAATGTATTGGTTCTGTTTAAGCACGAACCGAGACAAATCTATGAATGATATTGTTATGACGCTTCCTTACCTCGTGTAGTGTCAGCCTCGTGAATAATAATTAGTCACAACAGTTTAGTGGATGGATCTAGAGTAATGTTAACTCGAATTCAATTTATACGTTTGTCGTTTTTTTTAACAGGACTAACTTCGCCTTCCCTCCTATTTATGCGATGGATATCTTTCTTTGACACCTTCGCAAACCTTCAATGTATCGGCGGTCGATCAGTTGAACTCCAGTTTTCCAAAATGGCTATGTAAGTTGTCCAAATTAGAGAAGAGAACGTGGAGGGAAAAGTTCGCGGTTTCGCCGCTCGCTGCTCGCTGTGATCCGATGTGTGTTACAGAGCTAAGAGAAGAAACTTCTGCTCGCTGTCTTAGTGAGATGAGGTGTCGCTGGAATCTTGTTCCTGTGACTGACGTGAGCTGAAACACAAAATTAAGGGGTCATGATCGAGTGCCTGATTATACTTTGTAAAACGCGTTTGGTCTTCTTTGTAGTCTGGAGCCCCAAAAAGATCGACAGCCCTCATGCTATAATTCATTGGCCACTCTTTGTCCAAGACGATGAAGTCAACTCTTACTTTTCCTTTCCTCCTCGGGGTTGCATCATATGGTAGAACTCTGACACCGGTAGGAATGAAATCAGAACAGTTGAAGTCCACCCCAGCTACGACACAGCATTTGCTAGACTCGTGAATCTTTGCTATGATTTGGCAAACTTGAGAGGCCTTCTCTCTGACAGCTCCTGGGCCTCCACCTTTTCGTATGTTGTGGTATGATACGAAAATGAATTCACACTTTGTTAGTTTGTGTCGTAGGTGAGCAATACAAATGCGTTCCGATATCACTGACCTTACCGGCACTCTTTTACCCCTGAGTTCCATTGTCTTTTCATCAGGGAACATCTCTTTCAGAATTTCATATAGTTTCACTCTGGATGGCaatactttttcaaattttttctcGTCATAGAGTACCTGGGCTTCCTCCGCGTCTTCAGCTGGCTCCAACATGTACAATCGTCCGCTGTCTTTATATTTGAAAACGTATGGCATAATTTCACgtttaactgaatagagtgtaatgtgaagtgctagatttctatcccatatgaaccatgtgagcgttagccctactgatggaaatgggcccacacaaggacagagaaaaactctgaccagggtgggaattgaacccacgaccttcgggttagatctccgccgctctaccgactgagctacaaggtcagacgggagcaggccgtgggaactgaagatgttaaagtcacggcaatgaacatgtacaagtacaaggaaaggttacgtttatacaaacgttggccgtgtagcacttatattttaaacatagttaactgaatagagtgtaatgtgaagtgctagatttctatcccatat is a window of Montipora capricornis isolate CH-2021 chromosome 13, ASM3666992v2, whole genome shotgun sequence DNA encoding:
- the LOC138030597 gene encoding uncharacterized protein, whose translation is MTSLDLKDAYYSIPIAPEHQRFLKFIWKGVLYQFRCLPMGLTSSPRIFTKALKPVFAYLRGQCGISCAGYIDDSLYLGDTYETCLMNTLTAVQLFISLGFQVHPKKSMVVPTQKIEYLGFVVSSIDMTVRLTEEKVSAIIKRCRDFSRVNKEHSIREVASLVGTLISTFPGVQYGPLHYRSLDRDKMDALKRCKGDYEAYMVLSPESLGELSWWITHVDSSVRKITREDPLSILETDASLTGWGAKWGEIKTQGVWCRSEKDQHINCLELLAIRWGLLSLCHAEHDTHIRIMSDNVTAVCYINAMGGCQSDSCNRIAYDIWQWAIEKSIWLSAAHTPGTENCEADELSRKFNPNLEWSVTDKVFNQILKVFALGPTIDLFASRVNAKLPAYVSWKADPFARYVDAFTLNWASHTFYAFPPFVLHVSGHATLFQSNQKNIVESFIGRTTTPPPGHPTGMQSVRQSLVEHGISPQVANVIMSSWRSSTVKQYDVFLDKWSTFCLSRQNSFMRAPVSLVLDFLHDLYDKGYSYSSLNTARSAISALCTADNTDVSQNIGKHPLICRFLKGVFNEIPPIPKFQEVWPVEQVLDYLEQLTPLHSLKLKDLTMKLVMLIALVTGQRCQTLSYLDISGEHMKKFPTYFSFSLSGHLKQDKPGRVFGNVRLFQYPKETLCVYTTLERYIEVTQSLRKSSKLLMSYIKPHNEVSSSTIGRWLKTCLSLANIDVNIYQAHSTRSASTTKAAQLLPIDVVMKLAGCSQESTFRKYYDKPGAITDQMSNAVLSTVEK